A genomic region of Desulfosarcina ovata subsp. ovata contains the following coding sequences:
- a CDS encoding enoyl-CoA hydratase-related protein, translating into MNDTILLSEQNDGVVLITLNRPKLMNSFNWALLHAMEAKIAAIRFDSSVRVVIITGAGDRAFCTGADLKERVSYTPLQVKEYVFTIRNLFTAVEQLNKPVITAINGIALGGGTELALASDIRIASERASMGLTETRLAVIPGAGGTQRLPRLVGKGKAKEMIYTARRIGAAEALSIGLVNQVCAPEALLDTCRKLAAEICVNAPLAIEQAKYAIDYGMETDLSTGLAIESNAYWVCIPSEDRLEGLAAFREKRTPVFKGR; encoded by the coding sequence CTGCTCAGCGAGCAAAACGATGGCGTGGTGCTGATCACGTTGAACCGGCCCAAATTGATGAACTCCTTCAACTGGGCGCTGCTGCACGCCATGGAAGCCAAAATCGCCGCCATCCGCTTCGATTCTAGCGTCCGCGTGGTCATCATTACCGGGGCCGGGGATCGGGCCTTCTGCACCGGTGCGGACCTGAAAGAGCGTGTCTCTTATACGCCCCTGCAGGTCAAGGAGTATGTCTTTACCATCCGCAATCTTTTCACGGCCGTGGAGCAGCTCAACAAACCGGTGATCACGGCGATCAACGGCATCGCCCTGGGCGGCGGTACCGAGCTGGCCCTGGCCTCGGACATCCGCATCGCCTCTGAGCGGGCCTCCATGGGGCTTACCGAAACCCGGCTGGCGGTGATTCCCGGTGCCGGCGGTACCCAGCGCCTGCCGCGCCTGGTGGGTAAGGGCAAGGCCAAGGAGATGATCTATACCGCCAGGCGCATCGGTGCGGCCGAGGCCCTTTCCATCGGCCTGGTCAACCAGGTGTGTGCCCCGGAGGCGCTGTTGGATACCTGCCGGAAGCTGGCTGCCGAGATCTGTGTGAACGCGCCTCTGGCCATCGAACAGGCCAAATATGCCATCGATTACGGCATGGAGACGGATCTTTCCACCGGACTGGCCATCGAGTCCAACGCTTACTGGGTCTGCATTCCCAGCGAAGATCGCCTGGAGGGCCTGGCTG